The following are from one region of the Strix uralensis isolate ZFMK-TIS-50842 chromosome 4, bStrUra1, whole genome shotgun sequence genome:
- the OCIAD2 gene encoding OCIA domain-containing protein 2 isoform X2, with translation MFYCPISQNHNAGEIARIRKECKKESFWYRALPLSLGSMLVTQGLVSKGIFSASPRFGALPKMAIAGVLGFAIGKISYMGECQKKFQQVGIVPFGPQQKRHCHHTCKECEAKLGSNEKEGSGPSAS, from the exons ATGTTCTATTGTCCCATCTCACAAAATCACAACGCTGGAGAAATTGCAAGGATCCGTAAAGAATGCAAAAAGGAAAGTTTCTGGTACAGAG ctCTTCCTTTGTCTCTTGGGAGCATGCTTGTCACCCAGGGGCTAGTCtcaaaag GCATTTTCTCAGCGAGCCCAAGATTTGGTGCATTACCTAAGATGGCAA TTGCTGGTGTCTTAGGTTTTGCCATTGGAAAGATATCATACATGGGAGAATGCCAAAAAAAGTTCCAGCAAGTTGGTATTGTACCATTTGGTCCACAGCAAAAAAG GCATTGCCATCATACTTGCAAAGAATGTGAAGCAAAATTGGGATCGAATGAGAAGGAAGGTTCAGGTCCATCAGCATCTTAG
- the OCIAD2 gene encoding OCIA domain-containing protein 2 isoform X1 has protein sequence MSSKTSQQETQPSPLKQMGWPMFYCPISQNHNAGEIARIRKECKKESFWYRALPLSLGSMLVTQGLVSKGIFSASPRFGALPKMAIAGVLGFAIGKISYMGECQKKFQQVGIVPFGPQQKRHCHHTCKECEAKLGSNEKEGSGPSAS, from the exons ATGTCTTCCAAAACAAGCCAACAGGAAACTCAGCCGTCTCCACTAAAGCAAATGGGATGG CCAATGTTCTATTGTCCCATCTCACAAAATCACAACGCTGGAGAAATTGCAAGGATCCGTAAAGAATGCAAAAAGGAAAGTTTCTGGTACAGAG ctCTTCCTTTGTCTCTTGGGAGCATGCTTGTCACCCAGGGGCTAGTCtcaaaag GCATTTTCTCAGCGAGCCCAAGATTTGGTGCATTACCTAAGATGGCAA TTGCTGGTGTCTTAGGTTTTGCCATTGGAAAGATATCATACATGGGAGAATGCCAAAAAAAGTTCCAGCAAGTTGGTATTGTACCATTTGGTCCACAGCAAAAAAG GCATTGCCATCATACTTGCAAAGAATGTGAAGCAAAATTGGGATCGAATGAGAAGGAAGGTTCAGGTCCATCAGCATCTTAG